A window of Selenomonas ruminantium subsp. lactilytica TAM6421 contains these coding sequences:
- the yqeB gene encoding selenium-dependent molybdenum cofactor biosynthesis protein YqeB: MKHLVIVRGGGELASGTIHALFRAGFRVLVLEKKEPSATRRRVAYSEAMYRGQAKVERITCYRAENLHEAKARLKKGELVMLEDPEARCVKELKPQVLVDAILSHSTNGTTKDMAEHTIALGPGFCAGRDVDVVVETMRGHNLGRLIYEGYSARSQDIESSTVGVSANLEHLIFAPEEGTVDVLSTISLMVKKGEPLAQIHTPDGRTIEMKATIDGVLRGALHRGSKVKKDQKIADIHPTMGQEECFTISDKARCVAGSVLEAVMVWEHKRPKRRFFGRG; the protein is encoded by the coding sequence ATGAAACATTTGGTTATTGTGCGGGGCGGCGGCGAATTGGCCAGCGGTACCATTCATGCATTATTCCGGGCAGGATTCAGGGTTCTGGTATTGGAGAAAAAGGAACCATCGGCTACCCGGCGCCGGGTGGCCTATTCGGAGGCCATGTACCGCGGTCAGGCCAAAGTGGAACGCATAACCTGTTATAGGGCAGAGAATCTGCATGAGGCCAAGGCGCGGCTGAAAAAGGGCGAGCTGGTCATGCTGGAAGATCCGGAAGCCCGCTGCGTGAAGGAATTGAAGCCCCAGGTGCTGGTGGATGCCATCCTTTCCCATAGCACTAATGGCACGACCAAGGATATGGCAGAGCATACCATTGCCTTGGGGCCTGGATTCTGTGCTGGCCGGGATGTGGACGTAGTGGTGGAAACCATGCGCGGCCATAATCTGGGCCGCCTGATTTATGAGGGGTATTCTGCCCGCAGTCAGGACATTGAGAGCAGCACGGTGGGGGTCAGTGCAAATTTGGAACATCTGATCTTTGCACCGGAAGAGGGGACTGTGGATGTTTTGAGCACCATTTCCCTGATGGTGAAAAAAGGCGAGCCCTTGGCCCAGATCCATACGCCTGATGGACGTACTATTGAGATGAAGGCAACCATTGATGGTGTGCTGCGCGGTGCCCTTCATCGTGGCAGCAAGGTGAAGAAGGATCAGAAGATTGCGGACATCCATCCCACCATGGGGCAGGAGGAATGTTTCACAATTTCCGATAAGGCTCGTTGCGTGGCCGGTTCTGTGCTGGAGGCTGTGATGGTTTGGGAGCACAAGCGCCCCAAACGGAGGTTCTTTGGCCGTGGCTGA
- a CDS encoding ComF family protein — protein MADLIAALLDFLFPPHCPLCHAYVETRGGWCPACLQQALQPHRLPLSVPMQAVIADAWALGVYRGSLRDLIRHLKYQKQRSNLSYIETLLQSAERVSQLTGMLAAIDMAVPVPLYPAKEKQRGFNQTELIFTKFLAHKHVPLVRALQRTRPTKPMYELNERERAINLRDAFAVADNAQLTGKRILLLDDIFTSGATTGECARVLKKAGAKDVYVLVLASDHR, from the coding sequence GTGGCTGATCTTATCGCTGCTCTGCTGGATTTCTTGTTCCCGCCGCATTGTCCATTGTGCCATGCTTATGTGGAGACCCGGGGCGGCTGGTGCCCTGCGTGTCTGCAACAGGCGTTGCAGCCTCATCGATTGCCCCTTTCCGTGCCTATGCAGGCGGTTATAGCCGATGCATGGGCACTTGGTGTTTATCGGGGGAGTTTGCGGGATCTGATCCGCCATCTGAAATACCAAAAGCAGCGCAGCAATCTTTCCTATATCGAAACCTTGCTGCAGTCCGCGGAGAGGGTGTCACAGCTGACCGGAATGCTGGCGGCCATCGATATGGCCGTGCCAGTGCCGCTCTATCCTGCTAAAGAGAAACAGCGGGGCTTCAATCAGACGGAACTGATTTTTACAAAATTTCTGGCTCATAAGCATGTTCCGCTGGTCAGAGCCTTGCAGCGAACCCGGCCAACCAAGCCGATGTATGAGCTGAATGAACGGGAACGGGCGATTAATCTGCGGGATGCCTTTGCCGTGGCTGACAATGCGCAGCTGACAGGGAAAAGGATTCTGCTGCTGGATGATATCTTCACCAGCGGTGCTACAACAGGAGAATGTGCCCGTGTGCTGAAGAAAGCCGGGGCAAAGGA